From the genome of Lotus japonicus ecotype B-129 chromosome 6, LjGifu_v1.2, one region includes:
- the LOC130725296 gene encoding chaperone protein dnaJ 11, chloroplastic has product MTTATLTLGAFSATPSHRLFNSRRASIRSVAAEAVQSRRPAASFYEVLRVDQGASPTEIKSAYRSLAKVYHPDAAVRRSPEVDGGDFIQIRNAYETLSDPSARATYDMSLSAANGGRRRRFSSPLTMNRRAGSYPTRRWETDQCW; this is encoded by the coding sequence ATGACGACGGCAACGCTCACTCTCGGCGCCTTCTCCGCCACTCCGTCACACCGCTTATTCAACTCCCGTCGGGCTTCGATCCGTTCCGTCGCAGCGGAGGCTGTCCAGTCGCGGCGGCCGGCGGCGAGCTTCTACGAGGTCCTCCGCGTGGATCAAGGCGCGTCGCCGACGGAGATCAAGTCGGCTTACCGGAGCCTCGCGAAGGTCTACCACCCCGACGCGGCGGTGCGCCGCTCGCCGGAGGTCGACGGCGGGGACTTCATTCAGATCCGCAACGCGTATGAGACGCTCTCCGATCCGTCGGCCAGGGCGACGTATGACATGTCGCTGTCGGCGGCGAACGGCGGGAGACGGCGGCGGTTTTCATCTCCGCTGACGATGAACCGACGTGCCGGGTCGTACCCGACCCGAAGATGGGAAACGGATCAATGCTGGTAG
- the LOC130721923 gene encoding enhancer of mRNA-decapping protein 4-like translates to MAAPNQQPPPPPPTFDMHSFFNPPNPNPNNHLASSPFPSSAPPPPSSSASYPPPAGPFSAAPYFPFDHHQHFPLHPHHYLQQQQQQHQQLQQHRSLSFPTPPLQPQPIPPPSNPNAGASLMALLSANPPMQPQQQQQPFSDFAASSPHAPPSVGALTAANAAAAALIRLPSSKLPKGRHLTGEHVVYDVDVRLPGEVQPQLEVAPITKYGSDPNPVLGRQIAVNKSYICYGLKQGNIRVLNIHTAGRSLLRGHTQRVTDLAFFAEDVHLLASVCIDGRVYVWKISEGPDDEDKPQITANIVIAIQIVAEEKVEHPQICWHCHKQEILIVGMGKHVLRIDTTKVGNGEAFLAEDPPKCPLDKLIEGVQLVGTHDGEVTDLSMCQWMTNRLVSASQDGTIKIWEDRKMQPLAILRPHDGHPVFSATFFTAPHRPDHIVLVTAGPRNREVKLWVAASEEGWLLPSDAESWKCTQTLELKSSAQPSLKDAFFNQVAALPHAGLLLLANAQRNAIYAVHLEYGPNPESTRMDYIAEFTVTMPILSFTGTSDVLPHGEHIVQVYCVQTQAIQQYALDLVQCLPPLLENVGLEKSDSSVSRDAMTAEGFTSLDSSEMSLANSAPKTMIQASGTESGLVARYPLSSGHIDSTMSKDISSSNIDAKSVTLASSSSDADIVCVPSPPLPLSPRLSRKLSDFRSPQSNLGDHVVDRPVNDYSVDRQMDTIHRNLSDPLNNDEKKINQDDISSVPNPSAMFMQPTHLVTPSEFVKAGSSSEANIIDKKNEGETMIQDIVDVGNAEVEVKVVGETRSNQSDDIGQQGSQQNPLYDNKEKLFCSQASDLGIEMARECCAISGETCITEEPGQIDSIVGDSLAQPSNGGHGIQDMTKDVHEKVSDSSTSMVVPPSPAPNTKGKRQKGKNSQVSGPSSPSPSACNSTDSSNEPNGSSSLQSTENASQILAMQETLNQLLTMQKEMQKQMTMMVSVPVTKEGRRLEASLGKSMEKAVKIHSDILWTRFQEENAKNEKVSRDRLQHITGLISNFMNKDLPAILEKTVKKEIASVGPAVVRAMSPAVEKIISSTIMESFQRGVGDKAVNQLDKSVNSKLEATVARQIQAQFQTTGKQVLQDALRSSFETSAVPAFEMSCKAMFEQVDATFQKGMLEHSTAVQQRLESGPTSLAMALRDSINSASSVTQTLSREVLEGQRKLMTLAIARTNSGTLNPHPVQLNSGPLLHEKVEVPLDPTKELARLISERKYDEAFTVSLQRSDVSIVSWLCSQVDLHGLLSMVPLPLSQGVVLSLLQQLACDINNDTPRKLAWMTDIAAAINSSDPMITLHVRGIFEQVYQILNHQRSLPTMTGPDLSSIRLLMHVVNSVLVTCK, encoded by the exons ATGGCTGCTCCCAAtcaacaaccaccaccaccaccacccaccttCGACATGCACTCCTTCTTCAACCCtccaaaccctaaccctaacaaCCACCTTGCTTCTTCCCCATTCCCTTCCTCCGCCCCACCTCCTCCGTCCTCCTCCGCCTCCTACCCTCCTCCCGCCGGCCCCTTCTCCGCCGCGCCGTACTTCCCCTTCGACCACCACCAGCACTTCCCGCTACACCCCCATCACTACCtccagcaacagcaacagcaacaccAACAGCTGCAACAACACCGTTCCCTCTCCTTCCCAACTCCGCCTCTCCAACCCCAGCCTATACCTCCGCCTTCCAACCCCAACGCTGGCGCCAGCCTCATGGCTCTCCTCAGCGCCAATCCTCCTATGCAAccccagcagcagcagcagccgTTTTCCGATTTCGCCGCCAGTTCCCCCCACGCCCCGCCTTCCGTGGGCGCACTGACAGCTGCCAATGCCGCTGCCGCCGCGCTGATCCGGCTGCCTAGCAGTAAGCTCCCCAAGGGGAGGCATTTGACTGGGGAGCACGTTGTGTACGACGTCGACGTTAGGTTGCCCGGTGAGGTGCAGCCCCAGCTCGAGGTCGCGCCCATCACTAAGTACGGGTCTGATCCTAACCCGGTTCTGGGTCGGCAGATTGCGGTGAATAAGTCGTATATATGTTATGGGTTGAAACAGGGGAACATCAGGGTGCTCAATATTCACACTGCTGGGAGATCCTTGCTCAGAGGCCACACTCAG AGGGTCACAGACTTGGCATTCTTTGCCGAAGATGTTCATCTCTTGGCAAG TGTTTGCATAGATGGCCGTGTCTATGTGTGGAAGATCTCTGAAGGTCCCGATGATGAAGATAAGCCTCAAATAACTGCTAATATTGTTATTGCTATCCAAATAGTGGCAGAGGAGAAAGTTGAACACCCTCAAATTTGCTGGCATTGCCACAAACAA GAGATTTTGATAGTTGGTATGGGAAAACATGTGCTGAGAATTGACACAACAAAAGTTGGAAATGGTGAAGCCTTTTTGGCTGAGGATCCTCCTAAGTGTCCTCTTGACAAACTCATTGAGGGGGTTCAGCTTGTAGGAACACATGATGGGGAGGTGACTGATTTGTCAATGTGCCAATGGATGACAAATCGATTGGTATCTGCATCTCAGGATGGCACG ATAAAAATATGGGAAGATCGGAAGATGCAACCTCTTGCGATTTTGAGACCACATGATGGCCATCCTGTATTTTCTGCTACATTTTTTACTGCTCCGCACCGGCCTGATCATATTGTCCTTGTCACAGCA GGACCACGAAATCGGGAAGTGAAGCTTTGGGTCGCAGCAAGTGAAGAAGGTTGGCTTCTCCCTAGTGATGCCGAGTCCTGGAAATGCACTCAGACATTGGAGTTAAAGAGTTCTGCTCAACCATCTCTCAAGGATGCGTTCTTTAATCAAGTTGCAGCACTACCTCATGCAGGTCTGCTTTTACTTGCAAATGCCCAGAGGAATGCTATATATGCTGTGCACTTAGAATATGGTCCTAATCCCGAATCAACACGAATGGATTATATAGCTGAGTTTACTGTGACCATGCCCATTCTGAGTTTTACTGGAACAAGTGATGTATTACCTCATGGTGAACATATTGTTCAGGTTTATTGTGTTCAGACACAGGCTATTCAGCAGTATGCTTTGGATTTAGTACAATGCTTGCCTCCGCTGTTGGAAAATGTGGGACTAGAGAAGTCAGATTCCAGTGTTTCCCGAGATGCAATGACTGCTGAAGGGTTCACCTCTTTAGACTCATCTGAAATGTCTTTAGCCAATTCTGCTCCCAAAACAATGATACAGGCAAGCGGCACTGAGAGTGGTCTTGTGGCAAGATACCCTTTAAGCTCTGGCCATATTGACTCGACTATGTCTAAAGATATCAGCAGTTCAAATATTGATGCTAAATCTGTGACATTGGCTTCTTCTAGTAGTGATGCTGATATTGTCTGCGTTCCTTCTCCACCTCTTCCTTTGAGCCCAAGGTTGTCCAGGAAGCTTTCTGATTTCAGGAGTCCACAGTCTAATTTGGGTGATCATGTTGTGGACCGACCTGTTAATGATTATTCAGTTGACAGACAAATGGATACCATTCACAGGAACTTGTCTGACCCATTGAATAATGATGAAAAGAAAATCAATCAGGATGACATTTCTAGTGTACCTAATCCTTCTGCCATGTTTATGCAACCAACTCATCTGGTTACACCGTCCGAGTTCGTAAAAGCCGGTTCTTCCTCTGAGGCtaatattattgataaaaaGAATGAGGGAGAAACAATGATCCAGGACATAGTGGACGTGGGTAATGCTGAAGTGGAAGTGAAAGTGGTAGGTGAAACAAGATCTAATCAAAGCGATGACATTGGCCAGCAGGGGTCTCAACAAAACCCACTTTACgataataaagaaaaattattttgcTCTCAGGCTTCAGATCTTGGTATTGAGATGGCTCGTGAATGTTGTGCGATATCTGGGGAAACTTGTATTACGGAGGAACCTGGACAAATTGATTCTATTGTAGGGGACTCGCTGGCCCAACCTTCTAACGGTGGCCATGGAATCCAAGACATGACAAAAGATGTCCATGAGAAGGTTTCTGACTCATCTACATCCATGGTTGTACCACCATCACCTGCACCTAATACTAAAGGGAAGAGGCAGAAGGGTAAAAATTCTCAAGTATCAGGCCCATCTTCCCCATCTCCGAGTGCATGCAATTCAACTGATTCGTCCAATGAACCAAATGGAAGTTCATCCCTCCAATCTACTGAAAACGCTTCTCAaattctggcaatgcaagaaaCGCTCAATCAG TTATTGACGATGCAAAAAGAGATGCAGAAACAAATGACTATGATGGTTTCTGTCCCTGTTACAAAAGAGGGTAGGAGGCTTGAGGCTTCCCTAGGGAAAAGCATGGAAAAAGCTGTCAAGATCCATTCTGATATTTTGTGGACTCGATTTCAAGAGGAGAATGCAAAAAATGAAAAGGTGTCACGAGACCGTCTCCAACATATTACGGGTTTGATTAGTAACTTTATGAATAAGGACCTGCCAGCTATACTGGAGAAAACAGTAAAGAAGGAAATTGCTTCTGTTGGACCAGCTGTGGTCCGTGCAATGTCTCCTGCTGTGGAGAAAATAATATCTTCTACTATTATGGAGTCATTCCAG AGAGGAGTTGGTGACAAGGCAGTGAATCAACTGGATAAATCAGTTAATTCAAAACTTGAAGCTACTGTGGCCAGACAAATCCAAGCACAATTTCAGACAACCGGCAAACAGGTGCTTCAG GATGCACTTAGATCCAGTTTTGAAACATCAGCGGTTCCTGCATTTGAGATGTCATGTAAAGCCATGTTTGAACAAGTGGATGCGACATTTCAAAAAGGCATGCTTGAACATTCAACTGCGGTGCAACAACGCCTTGAATCTGGGCCTACATCATTGGCAATGGCTCTAAGG GATTCCATTAATTCAGCATCGTCAGTTACTCAAACTTTAAGTAGAGAAGTGCTTGAGGGTCAAAGAAAGCTGATGACACTGGCAATTGCAAGAACAAACTCTGGCACATTAAACCCTCACCCCGTCCAGCTGAACAGTGGTCCTTTGCTTCATGAAAAG GTTGAGGTGCCACTGGATCCGACAAAGGAGCTAGCAAGGTTGATTTCTGAACGGAAATATGATGAGGCATTCACTGTATCTCTACAAAGAAGTGATGTGTCTATTGTATCTTGGTTATGTTCTCAG GTTGATTTACATGGACTTTTGTCAATGGTCCCTCTTCCTTTAAGCCAAGGTGTAGTGCTTTCACTTCTACAGCAGTTGGCTTGCGATATTAACAATGATACTCCCCGAAAGCTTGCGTGGATGACAGATATCGCTGCTGCCATAAATTCATCGGACCCCATGATCACATTGCATGTCCGAGGTATCTTTGAGCAAGTTTATCAAATTTTGAATCATCAACGGAGCTTACCTACAATGACCGGACCTGATCTCTCAAGTATCCGTCTTTTGATGCATGTTGTCAATTCTGTCCTTGTAACCTGTAAATGA
- the LOC130723835 gene encoding protein DNA-DAMAGE INDUCIBLE 1: MKITVMTADEQILTLDVDPNESVENVKALLEVETSVPLQKQQLLFNGKEVRNPEKLSALGVKDDDLLMMVSGGGGGAAASSGSANDLSFNPDGSAVNPSAFQQHIRRDSNMMGQLFQSDPELAQAILGNDLNRLQEILRLRHRQKDEYRRQKEEELALLYADPFDVEAQKKIEAAIRQKGIDENWEAALEHNPEAFARVVMLYVDMEVNGVPLKAFVDSGAQSTIISKSCAERLGLLRLLDQRYKGIAHGVGQSEILGRIHVAPIKIGTIFYPCSFLVLDSPNMEFLFGLDMLRKHQCIIDLKDNVLRVGGGEVSVPFLQEKDIPSRFFDEEKLSKEASTSGGPVTSGSNNPSQGGVSSGGASGDKSKDSAFEAKVAKLVELGFGRDEVIQALQLCNGNEEQAAGFLFG, encoded by the exons ATGAAGATCACTGTCATGACTGCTGATGAACAAATTCTCACTCTGGATGTGGATCCCAACGAATCT GTAGAAAACGTCAAGGCATTGCTCGAGGTTGAG ACAAGTGTGCCTCTTCAGAAGCAACAACTTCTGTTTAATGGGAAGGAGGTGAGGAATCCTGAGAAGTTGAGTGCCCTTGGTGTTAAGGATGATGATTTGCTAATGATGGTgtctggtggtggtggtggtgctgctgCTTCTAG TGGATCTGCCAATGATTTGAGCTTCAATCCTGATGGATCTGCTGTAAACCCTAGTGCTTTCCAGCAGCACATCAGACGTGATTCTAATATGATGGGTCAGCTCTTTCAG AGTGACCCGGAGCTGGCACAAGCTATTCTAGGGAATGATCTGAATAGACTGCAGGAGATTTTACGATTGCGTCATCGCCAAAAAGATGAATATCGGCGTCAGAAAGAAGAAGAGCTT GCTCTTCTTTATGCTGATCCTTTTGATGTTGAAGCACAAAAGAAGATTGAAGCTGCCATCCGTCAG AAAGGAATTGATGAAAATTGGGAAGCTGCACTTGAACATAATCCTGAAGCTTTTGCTAGAGTG GTCATGTTGTATGTAGACATGGAGGTTAATGGTGTCCCACTGAAG GCATTTGTTGATAGTGGAGCCCAGTCTACCATTATATCAAAAAGCTGTGCTGAGCGATTGGG ATTGTTGAGACTTTTAGATCAGCGTTACAAAGGAATTGCTCATGGAGTTGGTCAATCAGAAATATTGGGTCGTATACATGTAGCTCCAATCAAG ATTGGGACTATATTTTACCCTTGCTCATTCTTAGTGTTGGATTCTCCCAATATGGAATTTCTCTTTGGGCTGGATATGCTCCGAAAGCACCAG TGTATAATTGATTTAAAAGATAATGTTTTGCGAGTTGGTGGGGGAGAAGTTTCTGTGCCATTTTTGCAAG AGAAAGACATACCATCTCGGTTTTTTGATGAGGAAAAATTATCTAAGGAAGCTTCTACCTCAGGTGGCCCA GTTACTTCAGGGAGCAATAATCCATCACAGGGAGGTGTATCATCTG GAGGAGCTTCTGGTGACAAGTCTAAG GACTCTGCTTTTGAAGCCAAAGTTGCTAAGCTTGTTGAGCTGGGATTTGGAAGAGATGAAGTTATACAAGCCCTTCAGTTATGCAATGGCAATGAGGAACAGGCAGCTGGATTTCTCTTTGGCTGA
- the LOC130726090 gene encoding uncharacterized protein LOC130726090 has protein sequence MQSNEAPSTMEVEASPSEPKVLPPKPLFEPLKPHEMSDGQVQFRKVSVPPHRYTPLKKAWMDLYTPIYEQMKIDVRMNLKARKVELKTRRDTPDISNLQKCADFVHAFMLGFDVIDAIALLRLDELYIESFEIKDVKTLRGDHLSRAIGRLSGKGGKTKFAIENASKTRIVIADSKIHILGSFANIKIARDSLCSLIMGSPAGKVYSKLRAVTSRLAERF, from the coding sequence ATGCAGTCGAACGAGGCACCTTCTACCATGGAAGTTGAAGCTTCCCCATCTGAACCCAAAGTTCTGCCACCGAAGCCGTTGTTTGAGCCTTTGAAGCCTCATGAGATGTCGGATGGGCAGGTTCAGTTCCGCAAGGTGTCTGTTCCGCCTCATCGTTATACGCCTCTCAAGAAAGCCTGGATGGATCTCTACACTCCGATATATGAACAGATGAAGATCGATGTCCGTATGAATCTGAAGGCTAGAAAAGTTGAGTTGAAAACAAGGCGTGATACACCTGATATTAGTAACCTGCAAAAATGTGCTGATTTCGTCCATGCTTTCATGTTGGGATTTGATGTCATCGATGCCATTGCACTTTTGCGTTTGGATGAGCTCTATATTGAGTCTTTTGAGATCAAGGATGTTAAAACACTTCGTGGTGATCACTTGTCCCGTGCTATTGGAAGACTATCCGGCAAAGGTGGTAAAACAAAGTTTGCAATTGAGAATGCATCCAAGACAAGAATCGTGATTGCTGACTCCAAAATTCATATACTGGGATCTTTTGCCAACATCAAGATTGCCAGGGATTCTCTTTGTAGCCTAATTATGGGATCACCTGCAGGAAAGGTATACTCCAAGCTAAGAGCAGTTACTTCTAGACTGGCAGAAAGGTTTTGA